A region of Methyloprofundus sedimenti DNA encodes the following proteins:
- the rpmC gene encoding 50S ribosomal protein L29, whose product MKVTELRQKSAEELNSTLVELGREQFNLRMQKNTGQLTKPDQVKKVRRNIARVQTIVNEMARTA is encoded by the coding sequence ATGAAAGTAACTGAATTACGTCAGAAAAGTGCAGAAGAATTAAATTCAACTCTGGTTGAACTAGGACGTGAACAATTTAATTTACGTATGCAAAAAAACACTGGGCAATTGACTAAACCTGATCAAGTAAAAAAGGTTAGAAGAAATATTGCACGTGTTCAAACAATCGTTAATGAAATGGCGAGAACAGCATAA
- the rplB gene encoding 50S ribosomal protein L2: MAIVKSKPTSPGSRFVVRIKHDDLHKGKPHAALLSKKSKSGGRNNNGRITTRHIGGGHKQSYRIIDFKRNKMDIPAVVERLEYDPNRTANIALVLYKDGERKYVIAPKGVTAGQEIISSENAPVKPGNCMPLRNIPLGSVIHCVELKPGKGAQMARSAGTSAQLIAKEGGHVTLRLRSGEMRKVLADCKAVIGEVSNSEHNLRSLGKAGATRWRGVRPTVRGVVMNPVDHPHGGGEGRTSGGRHPVSPWGMPTKGYKTRKNKRTDKMIVRRRNKR; the protein is encoded by the coding sequence ATGGCTATTGTAAAATCAAAACCGACATCGCCAGGTTCTAGGTTTGTCGTAAGAATAAAGCATGATGATTTACATAAAGGTAAACCACATGCGGCTTTACTAAGCAAAAAAAGTAAGAGTGGTGGGCGTAATAACAATGGACGCATTACTACTCGTCATATCGGTGGCGGGCATAAGCAAAGCTACCGTATTATAGATTTTAAACGTAATAAGATGGATATTCCCGCTGTTGTAGAGCGTCTGGAGTATGATCCGAATAGAACGGCTAATATTGCTCTCGTCTTATATAAAGACGGCGAGCGTAAATATGTTATTGCGCCTAAAGGTGTGACAGCTGGGCAAGAAATAATTTCTTCAGAGAATGCGCCTGTTAAGCCAGGTAATTGTATGCCTCTGCGTAATATTCCTTTAGGTTCTGTGATTCATTGTGTTGAACTTAAGCCTGGAAAAGGCGCACAAATGGCACGTAGCGCTGGAACATCTGCGCAGCTAATTGCTAAAGAAGGCGGGCATGTTACTTTACGTTTGCGTTCGGGCGAAATGCGTAAAGTATTGGCCGATTGTAAGGCAGTTATTGGTGAAGTTTCAAATTCGGAGCATAACCTAAGGTCACTTGGTAAAGCTGGGGCAACAAGATGGCGCGGAGTGCGTCCTACTGTTCGTGGTGTTGTAATGAATCCTGTAGATCATCCACACGGTGGTGGTGAAGGAAGAACATCCGGTGGTAGACATCCTGTTTCTCCTTGGGGCATGCCAACCAAAGGTTATAAAACCAGAAAAAATAAGCGTACTGACAAGATGATTGTTAGGCGTCGTAACAAGCGTTAG
- the rplV gene encoding 50S ribosomal protein L22, with amino-acid sequence MEVSAKLSNAPLSAQKARLVANQIRGLKVEEALNVLKFSTKKAAAITKKVLESAIANAEHNESIDIDELKVSTVFVDEATTLKRFRARAKGRANQILKRTCHITVKVAEFE; translated from the coding sequence ATGGAAGTTTCAGCTAAATTAAGTAATGCACCACTGTCTGCTCAAAAAGCAAGATTGGTTGCAAATCAAATCAGAGGACTAAAAGTCGAAGAGGCTTTGAATGTATTGAAGTTCAGTACAAAAAAAGCAGCTGCGATTACTAAGAAAGTACTTGAATCAGCTATTGCGAATGCAGAGCATAATGAAAGTATAGATATTGATGAGCTAAAAGTTTCAACTGTGTTTGTAGATGAAGCGACTACTCTAAAAAGATTTAGAGCAAGAGCTAAAGGTCGTGCAAATCAAATTTTGAAACGTACTTGTCATATTACAGTTAAAGTCGCAGAGTTCGAGTAG
- the tuf gene encoding elongation factor Tu: MAKEKFERNKPHVNVGTIGHVDHGKTTLTAALTKVMAELQGGGIVKAFDQIDNAPEERERGITIATSHVEYESKTRHYAHVDCPGHADYVKNMITGAAQMDGAILVCGATDGPMPQTREHILLSRQVGVPYIVVFLNKADILADDCGGLGTEEYNEMIELVEMELRELLDLYEFPGDDTPIIVGSALKALEGDTSEVGMPSVIKLVEALDTYIPEPVRATEGSFLMPIEDVFSISGRGTVVTGRVERGIVKVGEEIEIVGIKPTVKTTCTGVEMFRKLLDRGEAGDNVGILLRGTKREDVERGQVLAHVGSIKPHTRFSAEIYVLSKDEGGRHTPFFNGYRPQFYFRTTDVTGAVELPEGTEMVMPGDNVSVEVTLIAPIAMEEGLRFAIREGGRTVGAGVVAKIIE; the protein is encoded by the coding sequence ATGGCTAAAGAAAAATTTGAACGTAATAAACCACATGTAAACGTAGGCACAATCGGTCACGTTGATCACGGAAAAACGACGCTAACAGCTGCATTAACGAAAGTTATGGCGGAATTACAGGGTGGTGGTATAGTCAAGGCGTTTGATCAAATTGACAATGCGCCAGAAGAGCGTGAACGTGGTATTACAATTGCAACATCACACGTAGAATATGAATCAAAAACGCGTCACTATGCGCATGTAGACTGTCCAGGTCACGCGGATTATGTAAAAAACATGATTACTGGTGCTGCGCAAATGGATGGTGCTATTCTGGTGTGTGGTGCAACTGATGGCCCTATGCCGCAAACAAGAGAGCATATCCTGCTATCAAGACAAGTAGGTGTGCCATATATCGTTGTATTTCTGAACAAAGCTGACATCCTTGCTGATGACTGCGGTGGATTAGGAACAGAAGAATATAACGAAATGATCGAATTAGTTGAAATGGAGCTTCGTGAGTTATTAGACTTATATGAATTTCCTGGTGATGATACACCCATTATAGTTGGATCAGCATTAAAAGCATTAGAAGGTGATACAAGCGAAGTAGGCATGCCTTCCGTCATTAAATTAGTTGAAGCGCTGGATACCTATATTCCAGAGCCCGTAAGAGCAACTGAAGGGTCATTCTTAATGCCTATTGAAGATGTATTTTCAATCTCAGGTCGCGGAACAGTGGTAACGGGACGTGTAGAGCGGGGTATTGTTAAGGTTGGGGAAGAGATCGAAATCGTAGGCATCAAGCCAACAGTAAAAACGACCTGTACAGGTGTTGAAATGTTTCGTAAGCTTCTAGATCGTGGGGAAGCGGGCGATAACGTGGGTATCCTGTTAAGAGGAACAAAGCGTGAAGATGTTGAGCGTGGCCAGGTACTGGCACATGTAGGCTCAATTAAGCCACACACAAGATTCTCGGCAGAAATATACGTATTGTCGAAAGATGAAGGTGGTCGTCATACGCCATTTTTTAATGGATATCGTCCACAGTTCTACTTCAGAACAACCGATGTAACCGGCGCTGTTGAATTGCCAGAAGGAACAGAAATGGTAATGCCTGGAGATAACGTATCAGTAGAAGTAACCTTGATCGCACCAATTGCGATGGAAGAAGGGTTACGTTTTGCGATCCGTGAAGGTGGTCGTACAGTGGGTGCGGGTGTTGTTGCAAAAATCATTGAGTAA
- the rpmD gene encoding 50S ribosomal protein L30 has protein sequence MADKKLRVTMTKSSIGRLKKHKACLQGLGLRRINHTVEVIDTVENRGMINKVSYMVTVEEV, from the coding sequence ATGGCAGATAAAAAATTACGCGTTACAATGACGAAGAGCAGTATCGGTCGCTTAAAAAAACATAAAGCTTGTTTACAAGGTTTGGGTTTAAGACGCATCAATCATACGGTTGAGGTAATTGATACTGTTGAAAATAGAGGCATGATCAATAAAGTCTCTTATATGGTTACAGTAGAGGAAGTCTAA
- the rpsQ gene encoding 30S ribosomal protein S17 — MSDNAEKARTITGRVVSNKMDKTVTVLVERLIKHPVYGKYIRRSTKLFAHDENNLCNEGDVVSIKSCRPYSKNKTFKLVEVISKVN; from the coding sequence ATGAGTGATAATGCAGAAAAAGCACGTACTATAACGGGTCGTGTGGTAAGTAATAAAATGGATAAAACAGTGACTGTCTTAGTAGAGCGGCTTATTAAGCATCCTGTATACGGTAAATATATTAGAAGATCTACAAAGTTATTCGCACATGATGAGAATAATCTCTGTAACGAAGGTGATGTAGTATCAATAAAATCATGTCGTCCGTATTCAAAAAATAAAACGTTTAAATTAGTTGAAGTAATCTCGAAAGTGAACTAA
- the rplP gene encoding 50S ribosomal protein L16 — MLQPKRTKFRKQHKLRNTGIAVRGSSVSFGEYGLKSVDRGRITARQIEAARRAISRHCKRDGKMWIRIFPDKPITKKPLEVRMGKGKGSVEYWIAQIKPGTMLYELQGVPESLAREAFTLAAAKLPVKTKFVVRTVL; from the coding sequence ATGCTTCAACCTAAAAGAACGAAATTTCGTAAACAGCATAAATTAAGAAACACTGGTATCGCAGTTCGTGGATCATCAGTTAGCTTTGGTGAATATGGGCTTAAATCAGTTGATCGCGGTCGAATTACTGCACGTCAAATTGAAGCGGCACGTAGAGCAATAAGCAGACATTGTAAACGTGATGGAAAGATGTGGATTAGAATTTTTCCTGATAAGCCAATTACTAAAAAACCTTTAGAAGTTCGTATGGGTAAAGGTAAAGGTAGTGTTGAATACTGGATAGCTCAAATTAAGCCAGGAACAATGTTATATGAATTACAGGGTGTGCCTGAGAGTTTGGCTCGTGAAGCTTTTACCCTGGCGGCGGCAAAATTACCTGTTAAAACTAAATTTGTAGTTAGGACGGTACTGTAA
- the rplX gene encoding 50S ribosomal protein L24, whose translation MQKLKQGDEVIVLIGKDKGKRGRISKFLKEKILVEGVNQVKKHQKPNPNAGVQGGIIEKEMPIHKSNVALYNPAAKAADKVGFKTLEDGRKVRYFKSNNEIIDV comes from the coding sequence ATGCAAAAACTTAAACAAGGTGACGAAGTCATCGTTCTTATCGGAAAAGATAAGGGCAAACGAGGACGGATCAGCAAATTCTTAAAAGAAAAGATTTTGGTTGAAGGTGTTAATCAAGTTAAAAAACATCAAAAGCCAAATCCTAACGCTGGTGTTCAAGGTGGCATAATTGAAAAAGAAATGCCCATCCATAAATCAAATGTTGCGCTTTACAACCCTGCTGCCAAGGCTGCAGATAAAGTAGGCTTTAAAACATTGGAAGATGGCAGGAAAGTCCGTTATTTTAAATCTAATAATGAAATTATTGATGTGTAG
- the rpsS gene encoding 30S ribosomal protein S19 — MPRSIKKGPFIDHHLQKKVDDAVSSNSRKPIKTWSRRSMISPEMLGLTIAVHNGRQHIPVLVSENMVGHKLGEFAPTRTYKGHLADKKSR, encoded by the coding sequence GTGCCACGTTCAATTAAAAAAGGTCCTTTTATTGATCATCATTTACAGAAAAAAGTGGATGATGCAGTCAGTAGCAATAGCAGGAAACCGATTAAGACTTGGTCTAGACGATCAATGATATCACCTGAAATGTTAGGCTTAACAATAGCTGTGCATAATGGTCGCCAGCATATCCCCGTGCTAGTTTCGGAAAATATGGTGGGGCATAAATTAGGTGAATTTGCGCCGACTCGTACATACAAAGGCCATTTGGCTGATAAAAAGTCAAGATAA
- the rplE gene encoding 50S ribosomal protein L5: MARLQEDYKQKVLPALMEEFKYTSIMQAPKITKITLNMGLGEAVADKKVVQAALSDMEKISGQKPVVTLSRKSIAGFKIRDDMPIGCKVTLRSDKMYEFLDRLISIAIPRIRDFRGLSPKSFDGRGNYSMGVTEQIIFPEIDYDKIDTLRGMDICITTTATTNEEGLALLKQFNFPFKS; this comes from the coding sequence ATGGCTAGATTACAAGAAGATTATAAACAAAAAGTATTGCCTGCATTGATGGAAGAGTTCAAATACACATCAATAATGCAAGCTCCGAAAATAACTAAAATTACTTTAAACATGGGTTTAGGTGAGGCTGTTGCGGACAAAAAAGTTGTCCAGGCTGCACTGAGCGATATGGAAAAAATTAGTGGTCAAAAACCTGTTGTTACATTGTCACGCAAATCCATAGCGGGTTTCAAAATACGTGATGATATGCCAATTGGCTGCAAAGTAACACTTAGGTCTGACAAGATGTATGAATTCCTTGACCGCTTAATTAGTATAGCGATTCCCAGAATTCGCGATTTTAGAGGTTTAAGTCCTAAAAGCTTTGATGGTCGTGGTAACTATAGTATGGGTGTAACCGAGCAAATTATCTTTCCTGAAATTGATTACGATAAGATCGATACTTTGCGTGGTATGGACATTTGTATCACTACAACCGCTACAACAAACGAAGAAGGTTTGGCTTTGTTGAAGCAGTTTAACTTTCCATTTAAGAGCTGA
- the rpsE gene encoding 30S ribosomal protein S5, translating to MANAPQQANSDGLQEKLVSVRRVAKVVKGGRVFGFTALTVVGDGDGNVGYGVSKAKEVPIAIQKSLEQARKNMHKVSLKGDTLQYSIMSEVGAAKVFMQPATEGTGIIAGGPMRAVFEAVGVHNVLAKCIGTNNPINVVRATIDGLAHMNNAEQIAAKRGLSVEKITG from the coding sequence ATGGCAAATGCACCTCAACAAGCGAATTCAGACGGATTGCAGGAAAAATTAGTTTCTGTCCGTAGGGTCGCAAAAGTTGTTAAAGGCGGTAGAGTTTTCGGATTTACTGCACTTACAGTAGTGGGCGATGGAGATGGCAATGTAGGTTATGGCGTTAGTAAAGCTAAAGAAGTACCCATAGCAATACAAAAATCACTAGAGCAAGCAAGAAAAAATATGCACAAAGTTTCTTTAAAAGGCGATACTTTGCAATATTCAATTATGTCTGAAGTAGGCGCGGCAAAAGTATTTATGCAGCCGGCTACAGAAGGTACGGGAATTATTGCTGGAGGACCTATGCGTGCAGTTTTTGAAGCGGTTGGCGTTCATAATGTCTTAGCTAAATGTATCGGAACTAATAATCCGATCAATGTTGTGCGAGCAACAATTGATGGCCTGGCTCATATGAACAATGCTGAACAAATCGCTGCAAAACGTGGTTTATCAGTTGAAAAGATCACAGGGTAA
- the rpsN gene encoding 30S ribosomal protein S14: MAKKSMIAREQKRVKLVKQYEAKRASLKEIIRDPNASIQDKDEASLALQKLPRDSSAARLRNRCNITGRPHGFYRKFGLSRNKLREATMRGDVPGLTKASW; the protein is encoded by the coding sequence ATGGCTAAAAAATCAATGATAGCTCGTGAACAAAAGCGAGTTAAACTGGTAAAACAGTATGAAGCAAAAAGAGCTTCTTTAAAAGAAATCATACGAGATCCAAATGCTTCAATTCAAGATAAGGATGAAGCTAGTCTAGCATTGCAAAAGTTGCCCAGAGATTCAAGTGCAGCCCGATTGCGTAACAGATGCAATATTACCGGCCGTCCTCATGGTTTTTATCGCAAATTTGGCCTAAGTAGAAACAAGCTTAGAGAAGCCACTATGCGTGGGGATGTACCAGGCTTAACAAAAGCCAGCTGGTAA
- the rpsH gene encoding 30S ribosomal protein S8 encodes MSMTDPVADMLTRIRNGQSAGKIIVNMPSSKLKVAIAQVLKDEGYINNYSTETTGTHVSMSVELKYYKGKPVIEKVKRISRPGLRVYKSKDELPKVLGGLGVAIVSTSKGVMTDRAARAIGHGGEVLCTVC; translated from the coding sequence ATGAGCATGACAGATCCAGTTGCAGACATGCTTACCCGCATCAGAAATGGGCAGTCTGCAGGAAAAATAATCGTTAATATGCCGTCTTCTAAACTTAAAGTTGCAATTGCACAAGTTTTGAAGGACGAAGGTTATATTAATAACTACTCTACAGAGACTACGGGTACTCACGTATCAATGTCAGTAGAATTAAAATATTACAAAGGTAAACCCGTAATTGAAAAGGTAAAGCGTATAAGCAGGCCTGGTTTACGTGTGTACAAGTCAAAAGATGAATTACCGAAAGTTCTTGGTGGTTTAGGTGTTGCAATCGTATCTACTTCTAAAGGTGTTATGACTGATCGCGCGGCTCGTGCAATTGGTCATGGCGGTGAAGTACTATGTACAGTTTGTTAG
- the rplC gene encoding 50S ribosomal protein L3: MSLGLIGRKCGMTRVFTEDGVSIPVSVVQIDSNRVSQLKGLEADGYRAVQVAAGEKKSSKVDKAMAGHYAAANMTAGRGLWEFRLKEGEGEDLEVGSELTVGLFVDGQVIDVQGTSIGKGFQGGVKRHNFGMQDATHGNSLSHRSNGSIGMCQTPGRVFKGKKMSGHMGAATVTTQNLTIHSIDTERNLILVKGAIPGAKGGDVILTPAVKKKNKG; the protein is encoded by the coding sequence ATGTCATTAGGTCTAATTGGTCGTAAATGTGGTATGACGCGTGTCTTTACGGAAGATGGTGTGTCAATACCTGTTTCAGTTGTACAAATAGATTCAAATAGAGTTTCCCAGCTTAAAGGGCTGGAAGCAGATGGTTACCGTGCAGTGCAAGTTGCAGCAGGTGAAAAAAAATCGTCAAAAGTTGATAAGGCGATGGCTGGTCATTATGCAGCAGCAAATATGACGGCAGGTCGTGGTTTATGGGAATTCAGACTAAAAGAAGGTGAGGGCGAGGATCTTGAAGTAGGATCTGAGCTCACAGTTGGTCTTTTTGTCGATGGTCAAGTTATTGATGTGCAAGGGACTAGTATCGGTAAAGGTTTTCAAGGTGGTGTAAAACGTCATAATTTTGGTATGCAGGATGCAACTCACGGTAACTCGTTATCTCATAGATCAAATGGTTCTATTGGTATGTGTCAAACACCAGGCAGAGTATTCAAGGGAAAGAAAATGTCTGGTCATATGGGTGCTGCAACAGTTACTACACAAAACCTGACTATTCATTCCATTGATACTGAAAGAAATCTTATATTGGTTAAAGGTGCGATTCCTGGTGCTAAAGGCGGTGATGTAATATTAACGCCAGCAGTAAAGAAAAAAAATAAAGGATAG
- the rplN gene encoding 50S ribosomal protein L14, translating to MIQMQTNLDVADNSGAKKVMCIKVLGGSHRRYAAIGDIIKVSIKDAIPRGRVKKGEVYNALVVRTRKGVRRTDGSLIRFDGNAAVILNAQLQPLGTRIFGPVTRELRNEKFMKIISLAPEVL from the coding sequence ATGATTCAGATGCAAACTAACCTTGATGTCGCTGATAACAGCGGCGCAAAAAAGGTCATGTGTATCAAAGTTCTCGGCGGGTCGCATAGAAGGTATGCTGCGATTGGGGATATTATTAAAGTCAGCATTAAAGACGCAATCCCGCGCGGCAGAGTTAAGAAAGGCGAAGTTTATAATGCTTTAGTTGTTCGGACCAGAAAGGGTGTACGCAGAACTGATGGCTCGCTTATAAGATTTGATGGCAATGCAGCGGTTATATTAAACGCTCAACTTCAACCATTAGGCACGCGTATTTTCGGGCCTGTGACTCGTGAGTTGAGAAATGAGAAATTTATGAAAATAATTTCTCTTGCGCCAGAAGTATTGTAA
- the rplD gene encoding 50S ribosomal protein L4 produces the protein MSVKIPALNSADSAGEVEVSADVFGREFNEALIHQLATKAMAGQRSGTKAQKNRAAVSGGGAKPWKQKGAGRARSGTIRSPLWRGGGTTFAAQPRSFDQKLNKKMYRAGIRSILSELLRQNRLVVSSDIMPSTPKTKELVAKLKDLSKSRVLIIADELTENIYLSSRNVANLEITTANELDPVMLIAADSVIATPAALKVIEAQLS, from the coding sequence ATGAGTGTCAAAATACCAGCACTGAATAGTGCAGACTCTGCGGGTGAAGTAGAGGTTAGTGCAGATGTTTTTGGACGTGAATTTAATGAAGCTCTGATTCATCAGTTAGCTACAAAGGCCATGGCTGGTCAGCGTTCCGGAACAAAAGCACAAAAAAATAGGGCTGCCGTTAGTGGTGGTGGAGCTAAGCCTTGGAAACAAAAAGGTGCGGGTCGTGCAAGATCTGGTACAATACGAAGTCCACTTTGGAGAGGCGGTGGTACGACTTTCGCAGCGCAGCCAAGATCTTTTGATCAGAAGCTAAATAAAAAGATGTATCGCGCAGGAATTCGTTCAATTTTATCTGAATTGCTACGCCAGAATCGTTTGGTAGTTAGTTCTGATATTATGCCTTCGACTCCAAAAACAAAAGAGTTAGTTGCAAAATTGAAAGACTTAAGCAAGAGTCGGGTTTTAATTATTGCGGATGAGTTAACTGAGAATATCTACTTATCTTCAAGGAATGTTGCAAACCTAGAAATCACAACTGCAAACGAACTTGATCCTGTTATGTTAATTGCTGCGGATAGTGTTATTGCTACACCTGCAGCGTTGAAAGTAATTGAGGCGCAGTTATCATGA
- the rplR gene encoding 50S ribosomal protein L18 — protein sequence MNKKASRMKRALKLRSNIKRLGTNRLSVHKTSKHIYAQVITENGTVTVASASTTQADIKSAVKSTGNIESAVLVGKAVADKAIAAGITEVTFDRSGFKYHGRVKALADAAREAGLKF from the coding sequence ATGAATAAAAAAGCATCTCGAATGAAAAGAGCACTTAAACTAAGATCCAATATTAAAAGATTGGGTACTAATCGTTTATCAGTGCATAAAACATCGAAACATATATATGCTCAGGTAATTACTGAGAATGGAACTGTTACAGTAGCTAGCGCCTCTACTACTCAAGCTGATATTAAATCAGCTGTAAAGAGTACTGGTAATATTGAATCAGCGGTTTTAGTAGGTAAGGCAGTAGCTGATAAAGCAATCGCTGCAGGAATTACTGAAGTAACTTTTGATCGTTCTGGTTTTAAATATCATGGCCGTGTAAAAGCATTAGCTGATGCTGCTCGCGAAGCTGGCTTGAAGTTCTAG
- the rpsC gene encoding 30S ribosomal protein S3 — protein sequence MGQKVHPTGIRLGIVKDFTSRWYADSKDFPVFLHQDLTVRDYISKKLAHASVSRIQINRPANNAHITVHTARPGIVIGKKGEDIDLLRKEVSKMMGIPVQLNVEEIRKPELDAKLVAESIAQQLEKRIMYRRAMKRAVTNSMRLGAEGIKINLGGRLNGAEIARSEWYREGRVPLHTLRADIDYGVAEANTTYGIIGIKVWIFKGEVFNVDPALENSEKTKTKK from the coding sequence ATGGGTCAAAAAGTACATCCAACCGGAATCAGACTTGGAATAGTCAAGGATTTCACTTCAAGATGGTATGCAGATAGCAAAGATTTTCCTGTTTTTTTGCATCAGGATTTAACCGTCCGTGACTATATTTCAAAGAAATTAGCACATGCATCTGTTAGTCGTATTCAAATAAATCGTCCTGCAAACAATGCTCATATAACAGTACATACGGCACGCCCTGGTATTGTTATTGGCAAGAAAGGCGAAGATATTGATTTGTTACGTAAAGAAGTATCTAAAATGATGGGTATTCCTGTACAACTTAATGTTGAAGAAATCAGAAAACCGGAATTAGATGCAAAATTGGTTGCTGAAAGTATCGCTCAGCAATTAGAAAAAAGAATTATGTATCGTCGTGCTATGAAGCGAGCGGTTACGAATTCAATGCGTTTAGGTGCTGAAGGCATCAAAATCAATCTTGGTGGTCGTTTAAACGGTGCCGAAATTGCACGTAGCGAATGGTATAGAGAAGGGCGAGTTCCTCTACATACCTTAAGAGCAGATATTGATTACGGTGTCGCTGAGGCCAATACTACTTACGGTATTATTGGTATTAAAGTCTGGATTTTTAAAGGTGAGGTTTTTAATGTAGACCCTGCTTTAGAAAATTCAGAAAAAACTAAAACTAAAAAATAG
- the rpsJ gene encoding 30S ribosomal protein S10: MSSQTIRISLKAFDHKLIDQSAGEIVETAKRTGAQVKGPIPLPTKHERFTILTSPHVNKDARDQYELRTYKRLLDIIEPTDKTVDTLMKLDLAAGVDVKIKLI; the protein is encoded by the coding sequence ATGTCAAGTCAAACAATTAGAATAAGCCTGAAAGCATTTGATCATAAACTTATTGATCAGTCAGCGGGTGAAATTGTTGAAACAGCAAAAAGAACTGGTGCTCAAGTAAAAGGACCGATTCCGCTACCAACAAAACATGAACGTTTTACAATTCTAACTTCACCGCATGTAAACAAAGATGCACGTGATCAATATGAATTGAGAACATACAAGCGTCTGCTCGATATTATCGAGCCGACCGATAAGACAGTTGATACGCTAATGAAGTTAGATTTAGCGGCTGGTGTCGACGTTAAAATAAAGCTTATTTAA
- the rplW gene encoding 50S ribosomal protein L23 codes for MSVEFNLSNIIKAPVVSEKSTVAAEKDNRFVFKVANQATKLQVKKSVELMFNVEVEKVQLLNVKGKTKRFGRFMGKRSDWKKAYVKLKPGHDIDFSAA; via the coding sequence ATGAGTGTAGAGTTTAATCTTTCAAATATTATAAAAGCACCGGTCGTATCTGAAAAGAGCACTGTTGCAGCAGAGAAAGACAATAGATTTGTGTTTAAAGTAGCAAATCAGGCGACAAAATTACAAGTGAAAAAGTCTGTGGAATTGATGTTTAATGTTGAGGTTGAGAAAGTACAACTATTAAATGTTAAAGGTAAAACCAAGAGATTTGGTCGCTTTATGGGCAAGAGATCGGACTGGAAAAAAGCATATGTTAAGCTTAAGCCAGGGCATGATATTGATTTCTCAGCAGCATAA
- the rplF gene encoding 50S ribosomal protein L6 produces MSRIAKSPITIPAGVEVKVDGSTVSVKGSKGQLSMQKHPLVELGMSESTINMKWDQNNKKATALAGTTRANVANMIFGVTNGFEKKLTLVGVGYRAQVKGKILNLSLGFSHPIDFPMPEGIEIEALSQTDIVVKGIDKQLVGAVSADIRAYRPPEPYKGKGVKYADEHIVRKDAKKK; encoded by the coding sequence ATGTCTAGAATTGCAAAAAGCCCAATCACTATACCAGCTGGTGTTGAAGTTAAGGTTGATGGTTCTACTGTTTCAGTTAAAGGCTCTAAAGGTCAGCTAAGCATGCAAAAGCATCCGTTAGTTGAATTAGGTATGTCTGAGTCTACAATTAACATGAAGTGGGATCAAAATAATAAAAAAGCGACTGCTCTTGCAGGAACGACTCGTGCTAATGTTGCGAATATGATTTTCGGAGTAACAAATGGCTTTGAAAAGAAACTGACTCTTGTTGGTGTTGGTTATAGAGCCCAGGTTAAAGGTAAAATACTTAACTTGAGCCTAGGTTTTTCACATCCAATTGATTTTCCAATGCCAGAAGGTATTGAAATTGAAGCGCTAAGTCAAACCGATATAGTTGTAAAAGGGATAGATAAGCAACTTGTTGGTGCAGTATCTGCGGATATAAGAGCGTATAGGCCTCCTGAGCCTTATAAAGGTAAAGGTGTTAAGTATGCTGATGAGCATATTGTTAGAAAAGACGCTAAGAAAAAATAG